Sequence from the Helianthus annuus cultivar XRQ/B chromosome 13, HanXRQr2.0-SUNRISE, whole genome shotgun sequence genome:
CGCCAAAGAGATGGTAATAGATAAAGATGTAACAAAATTaatcatttttatatatttttctacATTATGCATCAATAAATAACGAattttttatgtttgtttttatatatataacataGAAGCTTCAATAATTTAGGTTAAAATGCTTTAAAAAAAGACGTTTTTAAGCAAGAATCAGTTATATCCGGTTTTTTGGGTAGGAATCAGGTCTCAACCCTACCCTAATCGGGTATAGTAGTAATGAGTTTAAAATCTTGGACCCGATATCCTACCCCGGTTCTTCCCTAAACCCAGTCCCAAAAATATCCGATTACAAAATAACCGGTTGCTACCTGGCTCCGGTTCCACTCCAGAACCCGTTTTGTGGACCTATCATTACTGCGGTAGGTATGCGGCCCAGACAACAAACGTCGTCGTATAATATAGAATCTTCTAGACTCTCATCGGAATATCCATATACCTGCAAGTACTATTCCTTTTTCTAGCTTTTATACTGCAAGTACACTCTCAAATTCCCCtttcatcgttttcatcgattcACGTCACTCGAATCTCGTAATTTCTCTTCAGATCTTCAGCAATGGCGAAAGATCCAGTTCGTGTTCTTGTCACCGGTGCCGCAGGTACGATCTTCGTTCCCGTACTTGATAATTTCAACAAAAAACGAGATCGTGTATGTATCCGATCAGTTCTCTTTTAGTTTTGTTTGAATTTGAACTGATTGAAGTTATAGTTATCTGATTTGTTCACCTTACGTTATCTAATTAGTCATAACTCAAGTGAAGCGTTACCTGTTTTGACTTCGAGAGTTTGAGTTGAGTGAGATCTgacctaattttatttaatttgGCTCAAGTTTGTGATGTTTTTGTTGATAAATGTTTTGATCAAGGTAAACTAGGGTTTTAGTCGTGTTGTACGTAAAATGGACACACTCAATTGAAGAACTGCTCGTTTAAAAATATGGATGAGAAATTTTAGACAGAATACAGTTAACATTCCTATACCATATTCCGGTACCTACCGAACATTTTTGTTTTGGTATTCCAACATTTATGGTATGGTATTCGGTTTTGAATTTATTTAGCTCAATTTTAGTATAGGTGCTATGCGGTAGGATACCGATATGTACCATACCGGTACCAGCAGAACATATGCggcatagttgttaaaagccatcgcctcttgcgcctaggcccatttttcaggaGAGGCGAGGCAGTTGCGCTTTAAGTCGAGGAATTTGCGCTTTAATTGTCCAGGTGATGGTTCAGGCGCACACTccggcgagattcctagattccggatagtttccggccaaattctctaaattccgacgacaagattctagccagatttctacttttatctaaggaaaactacttttctacactaatacactaatatttttAGAACTTTTGGTTTTAAATAGATGATATATAGTTGTATATAATAGCTTTTGTTTATGtttttgaagaatagtattatttttctaatacataatatatttttaactttttttcatTATGCGCTTAATTTTTCTCAAgccctcgctttttttgcgctttgcgcctaggtCCCAGGCAAGGCCTATGTGCCTAGGCCCCAGGCAAGGCCTATGCACCTTTAGTGTGCttagcgcctttaataactatgatatGCGGTTTTAGCTAAATTTCAGTATTACTTGGATGTGGGCGGTTTTAGCTAAATTTTGGTATTACTTGGATATGGGACCCTGTGATTAAGTTGTACTAAAAGTTGTAGCTTGATTAAAAAATAAATTCATGATGCACTCTTTTTGTTGTTTAGGTGTAGCTAACATGATCGGTTATTACTTTTTGACttttttcgatttgattttttttagttaaGATAAGACCTGGATTACTGGTTCATTGATATTAGTCTGCTAATTCATCTTGTGCTATGGGACCCTGTGATTAATTTGTACTAAAAGGTCACAGTAAAACCACACAGGAAGAAAATTGTGGCTATAAATTGAATTTACAATGGAAGATAGTTTATGCAATATGTTTATGATTCTGTTGTTGATCAACTAGTATAGCGAGTTTCGGGCCTATGTTTTGGGAAAAGTTCTAGTGTAGCCATGCTTGCTTATTTGGATATGATGTATTTAAAATTTGTTTTGTCAAAGCCTGTGCCTTGTAAGGTCAAAGGTGAGCTTTTGGGCGCTGCTTTCAGGGCATTTCTGGCCAAAATTggaaaaaaaacacataaataaGGCTGGAATCAACTTAAAACAGCCTAAATTTGCCCTAAACAAGCCTAAAACACGTCTAAAACCTCTAAAAATGGCATTTTATACGATGTGTCTTAGCTTAAAAAACTCTTGGTTTTTTAATCACCTAGGCTCCGGGCTCCAAGCTCGGCCTATGCGCCTTGGGCTTTGACAACATAGCTTAAAATTCAGTGAATTTGTCCTCGCATAGAAATGTCTTTTTTTAGGCTTTTATGAGTTTGAATTGAGCTCTGTTTTTCTCACAGGTCAAATCGGATATGCTCTTGTACCCATGATTGCTAGAGGAATCATGTTGGGTTCTGACCAGCCAGTGATCTTGCACATGCTCGATATTCCACCAGCTGCAGAGGCGTTGAATGGAGTTAAAATGGAGTTGGTGGATGCTGCATTCCCTCTCCTTAAAGGTCTTCATATAGTTGACTTCTTCGTTTGCTGTTGTTATCATTGTTAACGGTTTTATTTCATCTATTATTCTTTAGTAACTGTTGTTGCTTGTGAACTTGTGAGTCATCTTTCTTGTATACAAACGCTTATATCAGGTGTTGTTGCCACTACCGATGTTGAGGAGGCATGCAAGGGTGTGAATGTAGCCGTCATGGTGGGTGGGTTTCCCAGGAAAGAAGGAATGGAAAGAAAAGACGTGATGTCCAAAAACGTTTCAATTTACAAGTCCCAAGCTTCCGCTCTCGAGAAACATGCCGCTGCAAACTGCAAGGTAATTTTAATGTTGATCTACATATCATGATTAGTAGATATAAGTCAACCTGTGCATTGTGATAAATATGGTGTGTTATCTGCTTGCATTATGTTTTTTTGTGAATAGGTCATAGGTGTTCAACGAATTGGATAACAGATTTTCGAATTAATcgaattttcatttttattttttgccTTAATTCGTATTCaatttatgtttgatttattcGATTCGATTTGTATTTGAAACTCGAATTTGAATATATTCGATTTAATCCAAATTCACTCTAAATAAAAGCTTATTtacttttaatttttaagaaaattacaaactaattatttttaacataaaaaatactTACCTATAAAATTAATAAACTATCGATATGTCAAAAGACCAAAATTTAGAAGTTAGATGTAAGTtaggtaaaaatttagaaataaGTATTATGGTCTATTTGTCATTTGGGCTTGGTAATGTTATGACTAATGGACTTATCCTTATGAATGTAATTTATATTTTGGCCGAAATTTATAagttatatgtgtgtatatattaaaaaaatcctGATGGATGTAATTTATATTTTGGCCCAATTTATAAGTTATATGTTGTAGTGGGCACTGTTTTCTGTAGAAGTAAAAAATTGGGATGCAAAATTGTTAATCATGTAATGCTCGCTTGATCTGTCGCAAATGTGTTTTTCATGATCAAACAAAAATCTAGTGTTTTACTTTCTTGCTACTTCGCCAGTGTAATATAATGCTAATAAGTTTGATTTGTTGTTGCCTACAGGTTTTGGTTGTTGCTAATCCTGCAAATACCAATGCTTTGATCTTAAAGGAATACGCACCATCCATCCCTGCGAAAAACATTACTTGTTTAACAAGGCTAGACCATAACAGGGCTCTTGGACAAATCTCAGAGAAACTGAACGTTCAAGTATCAGATGTCAAAAACGTAATTATCTGGGGTAACCACTCATCAACTCAGTATCCTGATGTCACGCATGCAACCGTTACCACACCAGCTGGCGAGAAGTCTGTCCCAGAGCTTGTAAAGGACGACGAATGGTATGAAATCTTGTTTTTTAGTTAAACTAGTATTTTGAGCCGCCGCGCGTTGAGGTGGCGTCGAAACTTAAAGCAACTCGAACTTATACCGTCaaatatttgacccgactcgttctcgaacaaaatttacgtcaaaaatAGACCAATTGAAAACGCACATGAAAACAaacacgaaaacgtattatacttGACTCATTTCCGAGAAAATTTACGCCGAAACCTACATGGATTTATAACGGAACGTACTTATAGATAAGTATGTAAAAACAGTGTATAAAGAATGGTCCAACACGATGCAACGAGTCGAAAggtaaagtaactcgaatttataccggagagaaaacgtattatatttgacatgattCGTTTCTGAATAAATCGTAGACTAACCAATattgtacataaaaataagcacgaaaacgttcTATATTTGAccaacgtacataaaaataagcacataaaaCTTGAGGggtcaaaatgacattttacaaagtttttagaAAGCTGAGGGTGTGTAAGTGGCAATTCTAAAAGTTGAAGGGTTGAATACAcagagaaaaaaaaaaaccatggaTGGTATTGTTGTAAATATGGCAAAAGAACAATAAAAATAGAGGTTGTGTCTTAGGTGCTATTCCTTAGACAACCCTCTTTTGTTatcttaataattaataatttctTCACATACTTATATCCGTAATCTTTGTATTTTTAGGTTGAAATCTGGATTCATTAGCACTGTTCAACAACGTGGTGCGGCAATCATCAAGGCTAGGAAGCTCTCTAGTGCACTCTCAGCTGCAAGTTCTGCTTGTGACCATATTCGCGATTGGGTCTGTGGAACTCCAGAGGTAAGTGTTATTGTTATATACTTGTTACATTGTGTTGAGTTTATTCGCAGTTACATTTTTGACATTTTGATGCAAATTATAGGGAACTTGGGTTTCTATGGGTGTGTATTCCGATGGCTCATACAACGTTCCAGCGGGGCTTATCTACTCGTTCCCAGTCACTTGCCGCAATGGAGAATGGACAATAGTTCAAGGTGAGAACTTTTTTGTATTCCCATTTCTTAGTTGTATAACTATTTTCGTTTACATCATATTAAGTTATTAACCATGTTTGATGCAACTCGTTTATAGGTCTTTCCATCGATGAGTTCTCAAGGAAGAAGCTAGACTTGACAGCTGAAGAGCTAACCGAGGAAAAGGCTCTTGCGTACTCTTGTCTCTCATAAATCGTACCTTAACTCTACACCAAAGCagctagaaccccccccccccccccaataacACCATGGTTAGTTTCTTGTGTGGTTGATGATGTCGAGTGAGATTTTTTCGTCTTTTTGAAAAATCGTTGTCACATGCGGAGTTGTCATTTTCGCAATGCTTGAATGAGATTCTTGAGTTTGCTTTTTGGTAAACATTTGATTTTCCCTTGATGTAAAAGAAAACCAGGACTGGTGAGTAGAACCGAGACATATTTAGCAATGGGAAAAGAATTACATTCAGTGTTTTAAATGCCTGTATAAACCGATAACTGGATGCCGGACACGTCCCTGGTACGTTTAAGGCTGGTAAAACAAGGAGACAGCATAAGGTCTAAACCGTCGGTAAATCCGGTTATACCGGTTTAAACCATTAAACCGGTTTACAAAATCAACAAAttgatttttaaatttaaatccgATATTTTGGTACGCTCCAATGACATAAACTAATTGtacattttttattttaaaaacttaagtaaattgtcattttagtctctgatgtttgatcaaaattgtcactttagtccaaatagttttttttcttgtcattttagtccaaatagttctgtttttttgccattttagtcctcaacttttgtcattttcatcgatcaccaccaccacctcccatcACCGACCCCATCACAACCTTCTATCATCGCCACCACTTGCCTGCACCGTCACCACCCACCCACCCCAGCACCATCACCACCCACGTCATCAACCAACACCACCGCTATCATCGTAAAACCAACAAGCACTGCCATCATCTTCACTGTAAACCGGCACAACACCATCCCCATACCATCGcacctgaaaaaaaaaaaaagaaaatgtggtttgaccaaaattcatcTAAGTTAATTAAATTTTTTGAATGGAGTTAGTgggttggatgaaaatgacaaaaaaataacaaaagtcAAGCACTAAAATGGCAGAAAACAGAACTATTTGGACTAAATGACAATTTTGGTCAAAcctcaaggactaaaatggcaattactCTAAAAACTTGGTTGGAAAATTGAGTGCTTTTGGATTATTTTTGAATTATGGATTAATTTTtagattattttttattatgaaatggcaaattggatttaaataatctcagCTTTCTCAATTTAGCCGATAATAATTCAAACTCAATTATTGGCCGATGATAATCCGAACTGGTCTACTTTTGACCGATAATAGTCCActgttaaaaatagcttaacagagttaagcttttttcgaattacaaactgatgttttatggattttgatcagaacgatgatacgggtcgatttatgtaaaacttacctcgaaacgattattcaaacgacttgatttttgttaattagaaGTTTAAaaacccgaattgaagcaccgttttattcgtttggggcagtatttcgagataaattttacatcaatcaactcgtatcctcgttataatcaaaagccctaaaacatcagcttaaaattcggaaaaaaaaaacttaactccgttaagctatattTAACGCTGACTATTAttggccaaaagtggaccagttcggattattatcgtcCGATAACCGAGttaggattattatcggccaaattgagaaagctgagattatttaaatccaatttgccttatgAAATCATGTACTTTTAGATTATTTTTTAAGTTGAAGTTGTATTTTATGGATTATTATGGGGTTAACTAATCACTTGGTTTAACCATCgtacaacccggttcaaccggttaaaccatATCTAAGCCTAATCCTGTATGATTTAAAaatcggtttttaaaacattgatgtTTTCGGGTTTTTACAGCATATGCTGGCCCCATTCTATAATCAAAGAATTTTGCTATTTTTCCAATAATCATGTATTCATTGAATGATATGTACTCTTATATAATTTAACTAGGCTAGAGTCGTATTTTATCGGAAATATTCAACTGAGtaacatgttttatttttaaaaaagcaAAACCCTGAAATAACCAAATATGTCAAAAGTATTTGAATGCTTATaatatttttaatcattttattaaaaagaaatcTTATATCATACTTTTGATAATATGTTTTCACTACTCATGAACAATACATCACACATTACAAAATGCATATGTATACAAAAAATAGAATGCACAAAAGGTGTTGAAATGTTGGCCTAACATGACTCAAATTCTTTTGACCTGTAAAAATCACCCGTTTTGATATGAACCCGTTACAACCTCAAAAAGAAGGATAAATAAGATTCAAAGGCTTCCAATTAaaaaaaggcaaattggaaaataataatcccatctttctgaaattggccgataataatcccaagtcagttattagccgataataatccgacctcgtccaatttttttgtaaaatagtctgccgttaaaatagcttaacggagttaagtgtttttccgaattacaaaccgatattttagggcttttgatcagaacgaagatacgagtcgattgatgtaaaacttacctcaaaatactgcccccaacccacgaaaacaCGGTGCTTCAATTTgggtgtttaacttccaattaacaaaattcaagccatttcgaacacaatttcgaggtaagttttacatcaatcgactcgtatcctcgttctgatcaaaagccctaaaacatcgatttgtaatttggaaaaacacttaactccgttaagcttattttaacggcagactattttacaaaaaaaaaaaaattggacgaggtcggattattattggctaataactgacttgggattattatcggctaatttcagaaagatgagattattattttccaatatgccttaaaaaaacaaaaatcctATTACAAATATGTGATTGACCTGAGTAGTTGATAATATTCACCTTAAGCATAAATTAATGTGAAATACAAGAATAAATCGGAAACCAGAACTAATATGTGGAATATGAAAACTATAGGTGATATGAAAAAACTTAAACATATTTAttcattttaaaaaatattaaaatcatAGGTTTTAAAGTTATAGATAACTGCcattaaaaaagttaaaaaaagttgtagtattcttttaataaaaactttaagtattttatttaatcatcaatcttgaattttaattaatattaatattaatagcataatattattaataatcatTAATTAgaattatatattaattaaatatattattaatgaCTTGAAGAAGAAAATACCATATGACATTAGTTAGAATTTTGAATGAGAAAATATCATGTAGCATTAGttggaggttttttttttttttagaatttgatAATAATTACTCATGGTTACAACTTATAACTCCTAAACACATCAATACAACTGTTTAACTTAGAGTCACATATTACCTGAGATGGAGCTAATGTGTTAACAGGGATAGCACGGTGTACGGTTTAACCTCGTCTTCATAGTGTAAAAATACTCTTCAACTCTGTcttcgtagtgtaaaaatacctctTCACTCCGTCTTcgttatacaaaggatacccctgaTCGCAAAATTTTTTTAAGGATACCTCTAAATTTTTCGGCTAGTTCCACAATGTATATTACACTACACATCCCATATTTCAACTCTAGCAGCTTCAGGTATTCTTATTATATACATAACATTAATATACAAAACCACTATATTATGTTTCATACACAACCTCTTGCCAATTGAGTGATTGATTATAAGCAATTTTATGGAGATCCGAAGCAATTTGTGTAAAAGCGAACAAGtttttctgttaaaaaaaaaaaaaaaaagaattgagCAAGGTCAAACGAAACCAACCTCAGGTCTATTAAGTTTATATCGACCAATGAGGTAGTGTGGAGTGGTTGTGGAAAAACTTGGTGTTCCTTGTGATCCAGGTTTGACTCTcactctccccattattttctgcggcatccaggtgaagggcgaatacaggtggcgccggttcgtcttggatgggaggcgaggttttaccgattattctaCTGTCGTGCCTTCGTGCGGGTACAGGTCGGGTTGCGCAtttgggagagccaaggggctggcggcgctcgagtagtcgaccttggcaaCAACGCCCGGTGTCACGGCGGTTGGCACATCGttccttgccgttcaaaaaaaaagtttataTCGAGATGTTCCTATGTTGACCAACAAATGACCCGCTCATCAGAATCCGACGtcacatttttttaaattttgaattaatTACATGGTTAGTACATGTGGTTTGACTTTTTTGCGATATTAATACCTATTTTTTTGGAAATTACACCATTAGTACCAACTTTTACAGAATGATTTCACCATTAGTACATCACAAGTATTAACCATGTAATTAATTCTATAACCAGATATACTGATGGTGAAACAATTTGTAAAAGTTGATAGCaatgatgtaatttttttaaaaaataagtaTGAAAATGGCAAAATAGGTAAATTATGGGTACTAATCATGTAATTAATTCTAAAAAAAATTCACCATCTTATTAAGAACGTATTATACTCCCagaataaaaaatataataaaaaaagtcGTGATTTTtcactagtagagtaattatgtaattttgTGGAGTAATTATTAGTAACTAAACAAAATTGTAGAGTAATTACAATTAATATACAATAATTACTCTCTTACTGTAAAATCATGATTTTTTTCGTTTTTACATTTTATAATTAAACATCATGTTAAGTAGTAaggaaaaaatttcaaaaaaaaaaaaatccctaCTTCACTTGTTACTTCTTATGTGAAAGATATTTTGtatcttaaaacttatttttctTTGATTTTACACAATATGTATAATAGCTTTACAAAAATTCGGTATCGTTGTCAACTCTGGCtacatataatatataaaattcgTTTACTCAAAAGTTGTACCACATTTTGTTCACCAGATTGTATTGTTAAACCCTTGATCCTAGGTTCAACCGAGATTCTTTtatggatttttttttataatagaTAGAAATTTTTatggattttttttttcacaatagATAGAAATTGTTATTTCTTATCGATTGAAGAATCAACTATTATTAATTTTACACTAAATTAATTTTACGTAACGACACCGTTTAATACAAGTTTACGTACCCTATTCGAGCTCAAAAAATATGCCCTTAcgtaatgttttatttttattttaaaaaatcaaattagtattgaGCTGAATAAACTAATGCCAAATTGACTaaattttaaaccataattttttttataaataggcctatattagaattattatgtgtttactatttttttaaaaaataacatatatatatctgattttttttttaaatcgtgtGCCTCTAAAAATCACATGCCTTGTACGGAGATACTCCTCACACACCATCATAGCCACCGTTGCAAGCTTATAATGGTGCTAACTCAGTTTTTATATTTATGTTGAAGTTTGCCGTAAAAAAGTTACAATGATCTTTTTAATAGTGATGGTTTGGTCAAGTGGGATGCACAGTGGCTGTTTAGGCGGCTGATTAAAGTTTTTTTCTATCTTTTTTTTAATAATGCATGCTAATCACGAACAAGGATAATCAAAGAGTGTACTCTTTTAACAACATTtataaggccatgtgtagtcataaagcccttttaggggcgttatgcgacatgtggcgCGCCACGTGTGCGGGTGGGCGTTATGAGGCGTTATGCATttaagcccgtagtcataaagcccctacccatcaatacctaattattaattttcgtttttattaaataattataaaaacattaacttttttttattggTCCAAGCTAATAACCTTCCTCCCTCACTCCTCCCTCACGCCGCGAACATATTCGCGCCTCCCCCAAAATTCTGAAACATGGCGCCTAGGGGGGGTGGTGTTCCGGCGTTTTGAGGGCGCCATAATAGGGGAAAGCGCCCCACTACGGAAGCTCTAATCAATACATTATAAgctttatttacgaataaggatAATCAAAGATTGTACTCTTTTAACAGTATTCATAATCAATACATTACAAGTTTCATTTGGTGTGAGATTAAGTCTTCTAGATAATATAATTTAGGCTAAATATTGGTTGGTTGGTTGTTTGAAGAAAAGAAAAACCTCTATGGCAAAATAAATTCATTACACTTTACTAATTTGACGACTTTATATCAATATCAATCTTCGACTGTACGGTTGATTGATCCATACCACCTAAAATATGTCTTGAAAGTCCAAATATCGACCTATATTGATGCTTTTCAAACTCGTATAATATTCAGGTCAACAAATCCAAGGCCAAATTAAACACGATCTGAAATTATATGATTACGTGCAAAGACTAGAGAACAAATGAAACGAACTTTCTTTGTACTAATTTGTTTATGACCAGTGATGCAATGTATCAATATATTAAACAAAGACCATTGATCATTTCATATTACCCTACAAAGTTATGAAAGTCCACATAGCAGTCAAAGTTGATGAACCCTACAAAAATATTCCAATAATATAATGTCTAAAAAATCTCTCTCTTGCGTTCAGACAATACAATGAATTGATATTGAAATCAtaacaaacaaataaaaatacCAAAGTTTGACCATCTCAATTCGTCAACATAGAATTTTgcaatttaaaacattttaatttAATTGACTTGCATATAGGAAATATTATAACATATAACTATAAGAAAGAGTTAAACTAATGTTCAGAtacgtgtgtgtatatatatatatatagagtaaggttaacatacaaaaatccttatcatacatcacgtaggagacaatggtaaccgttggatcaggggtataatcacgcatgggaccacataatcacgctgagaccacataatcacgcatgggaccacataatcacgcatgagactataatcacgcacgttctatgataataacgcacgttatattttttgtcatgtatgttaatgtaggttaagccttgaagtacattatactttccctatatatatatatatatatatatatatatatatatgggtaaattactttttgagtttctatgttttagtggttttaactagttgagtctaaaagcaaaaagtttaacgaccttaGTTTCTATaagcattttcattaaccatttgagTACTTTTGAGTTcaaattttaaccttttaagtTCAATTTTTGGACTTAAAttgttataaaatgaacaaaattggactcaaaacgttataaaataaatggctaggga
This genomic interval carries:
- the LOC110900006 gene encoding malate dehydrogenase, with translation MRPRQQTSSYNIESSRLSSEYPYTCKSSAMAKDPVRVLVTGAAGQIGYALVPMIARGIMLGSDQPVILHMLDIPPAAEALNGVKMELVDAAFPLLKGVVATTDVEEACKGVNVAVMVGGFPRKEGMERKDVMSKNVSIYKSQASALEKHAAANCKVLVVANPANTNALILKEYAPSIPAKNITCLTRLDHNRALGQISEKLNVQVSDVKNVIIWGNHSSTQYPDVTHATVTTPAGEKSVPELVKDDEWLKSGFISTVQQRGAAIIKARKLSSALSAASSACDHIRDWVCGTPEGTWVSMGVYSDGSYNVPAGLIYSFPVTCRNGEWTIVQGLSIDEFSRKKLDLTAEELTEEKALAYSCLS